A window from Lentisphaera araneosa HTCC2155 encodes these proteins:
- a CDS encoding DUF3568 family protein: protein MNLKKLNLYFSLILIASFSQSCLVITAGAAGGSYAWFNGRIEEKLYHDKGHAYDIALAYLGSEGAEIIEKDKKNYRLEATLKKQEKDKTNTYKISFIFKDYEAYKLEDLSKMTKYQKQKMEKEKGLKTLLIFQYTDGVKPQFTESEEQLKSYLSLLN, encoded by the coding sequence ATGAATCTTAAAAAACTCAATTTATACTTTTCACTGATTCTAATAGCTAGTTTTTCTCAATCATGCTTAGTGATTACAGCTGGTGCAGCAGGGGGCTCTTACGCTTGGTTTAACGGTAGAATAGAAGAAAAACTTTATCACGACAAAGGTCATGCCTATGATATTGCCCTAGCTTATTTAGGTTCAGAAGGAGCCGAAATAATAGAGAAAGATAAAAAAAATTATCGTCTTGAAGCGACGTTAAAAAAGCAAGAAAAGGACAAAACAAATACTTATAAAATCAGTTTTATCTTCAAAGATTATGAGGCTTACAAGCTCGAAGATCTCAGTAAAATGACAAAGTATCAAAAGCAAAAAATGGAGAAAGAAAAGGGTTTGAAAACCCTGTTAATTTTTCAATACACAGACGGGGTAAAGCCACAATTTACTGAATCTGAAGAGCAATTAAAATCATATTTAAGCTTGCTTAACTAA
- a CDS encoding metal-dependent hydrolase, translated as MYSEVHGAFGWCVAEISGGDRKLRKWIFLATFLTDLDAISFFWGEDAYVKYHHAISHGLVFSLICSAWAIYSCRNIPWHKVLLWTQLGFYTHYFGDYFFTQFPLYYFWPLSEQGFLYSGAVPLWHPSNKVFQWISVAALMFFAVKNKRTPIEIISEKWDKKVIASF; from the coding sequence ATTTACAGCGAAGTCCATGGTGCTTTTGGCTGGTGTGTTGCTGAAATTAGTGGAGGCGATAGAAAACTTAGAAAATGGATATTCTTAGCGACTTTTCTCACTGATTTAGATGCCATCAGCTTCTTTTGGGGAGAAGATGCCTACGTAAAATATCATCATGCAATTTCACACGGTTTAGTTTTTTCTTTAATTTGTAGTGCTTGGGCAATATATAGCTGTAGAAATATACCTTGGCATAAAGTCTTATTGTGGACTCAACTGGGTTTTTATACGCATTACTTTGGGGATTATTTCTTCACTCAGTTTCCGCTCTACTATTTTTGGCCATTAAGTGAACAAGGCTTCTTATACTCCGGTGCTGTGCCTTTGTGGCATCCCAGTAATAAAGTCTTTCAATGGATATCAGTAGCTGCACTCATGTTTTTTGCGGTGAAAAACAAACGAACCCCAATAGAAATAATCTCAGAAAAATGGGATAAAAAAGTTATCGCTTCTTTTTAG
- a CDS encoding dodecin encodes MSDHTYKKVEIVGTSTDGIEDAVNSALKKASESIHNMRWFEVKEVRGNIDKDHVDHWQVTMLVGFTLDD; translated from the coding sequence ATGAGCGACCATACATATAAGAAAGTTGAAATTGTAGGTACTTCTACAGATGGTATTGAAGATGCGGTAAATTCAGCCTTAAAAAAGGCTTCTGAGTCAATTCACAACATGCGTTGGTTCGAAGTTAAAGAAGTTCGAGGCAATATTGATAAAGATCACGTGGATCATTGGCAGGTAACTATGTTAGTGGGCTTTACTTTAGACGATTAA